The Cydia pomonella isolate Wapato2018A chromosome 13, ilCydPomo1, whole genome shotgun sequence genome segment CAGTATGCGTACTGTAAAATGGTCCTACTTTATTCCAATATATGCTGAAAATTAAGGAATTTATGAATTTGTTTACTTAGGGACACAAAGTTACAtaacagcgtgtatttttgatacgaccgcataatcaaagcgtagttagtttaggctttaataaacacactttcataggttttataaaaaaaccgtcgatttttatttttccatataaaataattcagcaagcattGTATCCCTAGATccctactttgttttaactcaaaacgtcgcttttaattaaaaaaaaaatatacttcgtcggtggcaaacaagcatacggcccgcctgatggtaagcagtctccgtagcctatgtacgcctgcaactccagaggagttacatgcgcgttgccgaccctaaacccgcccccccctcgttgagctcacgCGACGCGAGTTAATGCGACGTCACACCTATAataagtgaccatgatgtacgaaatacattgtcgttcgaaaaaaaaaatgttctggtAATAGACtatattaaaaaatctttcagaattgaaacctacgtctagtttaagtttgcggttatatcaaaaatacacactgtgtATAcgtttacttatatataaatagtaaagaaatataatatttgaatatatttaacgattttaaaattttttaGCTTAATTACCCATCGGTAAGATAGAGAAGCTAGAAATGTTCTTATATTGTAACTATAAGACAAGATAAAGTAAAACGTTGAATGAGCTTTGAAGGATGTTACTACGAGTATAAAGGACTCATACCTAATGCTTAGCTTTAACATGTAACCCGACACTAGGTAATAAGAAACTATAACATTATCCATGAAATTAAGTTTAACACGACCTAATTTAGTCTACGTTTCTGTGTGTCacacgtaaaaaatatattataaggacctccgctagctgacgcggacgcccgccgcgtgcgcacgctcgcGTGTCGCTCCTAGgccaaatccgtcgcacgcgcccgcgccagttagcgctgttcatacaatttcttattagACGGTCCGTTCCGGTCcaatccgcgtcagctagcggaggccctaaaaCAGGTCAAATGAAGGTTTTTAATTAGCCAGTGGGCCGCAGGTTGATTAAAGCAAGGACGCAAAAGCTaaacacgaagaatttcgtacgtTGACCCGGCATTTTCTATCCTTTTCGCACACACTATACGAAATCCGGTTACATTTCGGTAAGACCGTATGTATgcaattacctacttaaaaagTTAAGCCCTTGGTTGAATGAGAGACCAGGTTAAAATTAGTGAAAATACGAGTACAACCCTTGTTACAATAATATTCTGTACTAGATAGTAAGACTAtagacaaatacatagaaaacacccatgactcacgaaaaaatatctgtgttcatcgcacaaataaatgcccttaccgagattcgaacccgagcGATAataactacccactaggccagaccggtattagtcaaataaataaatatacgtatAATAAATACAGGTATAATAAATATCCTTATGTCCTTACGTTTGTGACTGGGACCGCCCACATTATCCCTTAAACCCTCCGGCCATGGTAAACACAAACACTTACCGAAATGTTGTACAGTTGGCACCAATTCTCGCAGCctaagtaggtaattttattttcatcacatttgctcgtaaacggtgctattgtatgccagcatactgagatgggaTGAGCTATTActtaacctgtcaaaaattaaaatatagcggacgaatgtttaaaatgtgacagtatttaagaattatttcgcttaaaatttagtttttacacTCTGCACTCTCAAGTGTGatgagaagcgctggtggcctagcggtaagagcgtgcgacatgcaatccggaggtcgcgggttcaaaccccggctcgtaccaatgagtttttcggaacttatgtacgaaatatcatttgatatttacgaggcgcttttcggtgaaggaaaacatcgtgaggaacccGGACTAATCCCACAATAAGGCccagtttatcctctgggttggaagatcagatagcagtcgctttcgtaaaaactagtgcctacgccaattctttggattatttgccaagcggacccctggctcccatgagccgtggcaaaatgccaggacaacgcgaggaagattatGATAACTGGTACATTGTTAGTGCTacgggcggtacaagaattacgaactcgtgttaattaaagCCCTTCGACTTCGGActtaattaacacttgttcgtaaattcttgtttaccgcccttaatagacaatgtactattaacctCATGCGTACTTATATCTTGAAGTTAACTATGTAATGTACCCCATACACACTACGGGTTAGTAGGTCTATGTCCTATGGGTAAGCACAAATGTAGGCACAAGGTATTTAACCTTACCAaccagtaaaaatattttaacgaaTTGCATTAATAAACCCACGTATAAGTTGTATCAGAAtcacataaaaataaagcagAGGTATGAGTGTAAGCAAGCGTATTTCGTGACTATCTGCCAGataaattggtttgaacgaaacTCTTAACTCTTTATAATAAAACTCATGTAAACGGATTATATTGCGTGTATAGaattttaaatatgtacattCCGCTGTTTTCGATATAATTAGTTTACTCATTTTTATGTCATGAGTAACTATCGCGGTTATCGAACTCAAACTCTATAACTTTTTCTTTCATTCCAAACACAAACTGCGTTGAGTGTATGCCATTACCAGTTGCAATACTCGTAGTACAATAAGCTGCGTCTTACAAAATTGAACAATGCagttgtaattataattatgtacgaCAGATACTTCTGAAGGGTTATTCATCTGATAAAattgttgctgactgtaccttcaaTAACAAAGTAACTACTAGAAATCTACACGACCCCATCAAATCAGCGGTGTTTGTCCACCGACGCGATTATATTGGATTAAGGCCAGATAGCCTACGCCAACATCGAAAAATCGAAAATCATTATATGCCTCTCTATCCCTCTTGCCTACTCGACGGACAGAGAGGCAATTGACGTTTTTCGATGTTGGCGGTAGGATTTGAAATGATTGTTTACAGCATCACTCAGCAACAGTCCATGCTTCTGACTTAATGGAATGGTCAACTGGCCTTCAGACCGAATGGGTTGAATTCAAACTTTATGAGACTGTCTAACCTTATAGCAATGTTTAAGTTTCGATCTACATTAAGATCGATTACCTACTTATTCACACATCCTCATCAAATCAGGAGCGGTGTTTGTCCATCGACGCGATTGTATTGGAGTGGGTCTGAACTGAAGTGATTGTTTACGGCGGCGCCCATCAACGGACCATTCCACGTTTTGACTTAATGGAATGGTTAGCTGGCCTTCGGACCCAATGGGTTGAAATCAAACTTAATGTAATTGTATAACCTTATAGCAATATTTAAATGTCGATTTACGTTAACCGATTAGGAACTTATCCAAATATCCACACATCCTCATCAATTCAGTAGCGGTGTTTGCTCATAGACGCGATTGCATTGGATTGAGGCCTAAAGTCATTGTTTACGGCAGCGCCCATCAACtgaccatttcacgtttttgacTTAATATGATCAGGATGGTCAACTGGCCTTTGGGCCGAATGGGTTGAAATCAAACTTAATGTTACTATATAATCTTTTAGCAATATTTAAATGCCGATCTACGTTAACCGATTAGCTACTCATCCACACATCCCCATCAAATCAGGagcggtgttttttttttatactacgtcggtggcaaacaagcatacggcccggtGTTTGTCCATCGACGCGATTGTATTTGGGTCTGAACTGAAGTGATTGTTTACGGCGGCGCCCATCGACGAGCCATATCATGCCGCTTCTGACTTAATGGGAATAATGGGATTATCAACTGGCCTTGGGACCGAATGGATTGAGTTGAAACTTTATACGACTGTATACAGCTTACTATAGCATGAGATTAAACTAATTTAATGGTTTAACTCAGTCATTTAAAAATCTTCTCTATTTAAAAATCAACTTCACAATCCTCAAATTTAAATATCAGTGTATCATAGCTTATGGCATTCGTCgaatctagtttttttttatactacgtcggtggcaaacaagcttacggcccgcctgatggtaagcagtatccgtagcctatgtacgcctgcaactccagaggagttagtTTCCAAGTAAAAAGGCcaaataagtatatatgtatagacataataaataataagaagaAATATGTTCCTAATAAATGCGTATAAGCAGTTTCTACATAATTGGAAATTGTTCCACGATTTGTTCAACATTATTTTTCTGTGTAATCGCTTCGTATTCAAACACAAGAGGCGTATTTGTACTTGTAAGGCGAACgctaaataagaaatatattgCCCGAGGGCGTTTTTAATGGTGAATAAAAGGAAATATAATATTCTGCGTAACTATATAAGAGCTGGGCTCACAACATAATAGGATAGCATTGATGTTATTGCGAATATAACAGCTGGGCCGGCAATATAATAGTAAATAGCATTGATGTCACTGGGTGAGGCGTAGGTGTCCTTAGATACCATTCTTTCCACTACCATTCTAATCCACTAGAGAAATCTACtgattaggtatattattttattcattctaAATTTCACGATTTGCGCAATTTATTTGAAGAAATTGGGACTTTTTGCCTGTTTACACTCTCCGTTTATTTATCCTTAATATCCCGAtttctactaatattataaatgctacAGTAATTCTGTCTGTTTGcttaagatgaaatttggtatggggATAGTTTAAAATCCGTATAAAACGTTCAGTTGTCAATCAATATAGCAAATTACGAGCCGTTTTGTGTtgacacaaattaaaatattattataaataatattttacacaatttccTGTGTTATCTGTAAAAAAGAATGCACGAGTAAGCATTTTCTTAGCAATTATTCGTAAGCGTGTAAGAAAAGCAGTCATCGTTTTATCGCAGCACGCGCTCGGCTCTCGCGGACTGTTGCTAACCGCATCACGCACGGGTTTAGAGAAACGTTTAAGCATATTTACGACTGTAGTAACGATAACCGGGTATCGTTaacgtttttaatatttttattttacaataaaacttTAGATCCGCTTTCTATTTCAATTATACGGCCTGTTCGAACGTACACGGACATAAGACTGAtatttagggataagttcgcctttgtaattttttttttgttttgttttgtttgttttaagataaagtgacatacatacatatttgaatcatattatttagtaATAACTAGTGCATCTCGCCCACGCCAATAGATGTaggtcgctatcagatatatcgaagctgTCAAGGTGCTCTAAAATaactgaacacgcactctagcgccttgacaatagagacgtgtacagatatttgtgagcaccttggccgcccTGATGTtactgatggcgactgtacgggcaagtacgagcgaaatgaacGATATTTGGATGACATTAGTAAGATGTCCGTCTGATATCAGTggacgtttgaattggcctctaaGTTCTCTGCTTCTCTTTTTAGCCCCCGACCCAAAAGGAGGAGGGTTTTAAAAGTTTGTCCGCTATATGTGTGTGTCTGTTGTGGTATCTTAGCTCTTGAACGGGTAAACCGATGTGGATGCGGTGTTTTGTTATATGAAAGCAAGTTTTCTATGCGTATTAACTAGATACGTTaattcttgagattagttgtcaagcgggcCCCATGCTCCCATAAGCTTTAATGTTACCAAGACTGATAAAAAGTGTAACGCCTAATGTACAGGCTTTGAAAGCCTATATTCAAAATAGAGTGTTAAGTGTGTGTCGTGAACTTTGCGTAAACCAATCGGCAGGCGTTTATAGTACATGGAACAATTTTAATTGTCATCGCTCACTTCAAATACGAGCTCTGTACAAGTAacacctttttttattaaattaattttgcatatatatggGCATTTGATTTACACCATCATATCCTCTAAAGATATGACATGGTGGCCCATGAGGGGATGTTACTGTCAAGCTATTATGTGCCAAATCCAAAATAGCTCCCCTTAAATTCACCAGCATTCCGAGACTTGAATTATGCGCTGCGCTGGTCGCTGCCAAGCTCACGCAGTCCGTGTTAGAGTCCCTCAGATATAAGCCAGATAGAATAGTGCACTGGTGTGACTCGAGCGTAGTCTTAGATAATGTACAAATGGGACGGGGATGGACGGTGGAGAAGACTATTGTGTCGCTCGGTGCAGCCGTGCTCGCGGCATGGACCCATGCGGCATTCACTTTCAACATGACCTTGCCTCAGACAATTTGTgcacaatttatattttgtcacaTCCATCATTCGCTCGTCAACTCCCTTCGCCTTAAAAGTAGGACAATCATAAATCCTATGACGCTCATTGCAAATAACACATGCaaatatgttttgctttttattgCTATAATTATTGGTTGAGCTTGCAAATGATTTGACGTAATTATTTTGAACTGGTCTTTGACCGTAATTATTGTTCGGTGCAGAACGTGAAGGAACGCTAGGTGGCTTTGACACACTAACAACATCTGATTTATTGTTACGATTTAACGATTCGAGTACATCAGCGCGATCGATCATGAACTTATAAAATTGTTCTAAAGTGGGTACATCACTGTCCAAATTATTACGGTATTCTTCCCATTTTAGCAAAGTATTACTGTCTAACTTAGAggataacataaatattatcaaTACGTCCCACTTGTCTGTGGGCTGGCCTAGGCTGGTTAAGGCGCGCAAGTTTTTGGTCAcgtgatcaaccaaaaatcgcAAAGACCGCTCTGATTCCCGTGGAAGCTGTTTAATATTGAATAATGAATTTAAGTGATGATTAATTAATATTCTTTTGTTATCATACCGATTGCAAATCATTTTCCACGCTTCACTGTAGTTATTTGTTGACACTTCCAAATTTGAAATGATCCTAGCCGCGTCACCCTGTAGGTATGACACGAGATAATGGAATTTATGTATGTCTGAAATACGCTCATTTTTGtgtattaaattttcaaaagtatCGCGGAATTCCAACCAACGAAAATATGCGCCATCAAATTTGGCAATCTGTATTTGAGGTAATTTTAACCCTATTTCGTAAGGATGAGCGAGGTCATTTATACAACATGACGTATTATGAGCGGAATTGCGCCTTTTCTCGCAATCAAATTTTTTAGAAAATCTTTCGACTAAAGTTTTTGCCGTAgcaatatttactattatttcgTGCTCCATGAGGTCACGCTCTTCAATTTCAgtcgaaatattttcaaaatttaagacCTCTATTTCACTTTGCAATTCATCAACCTTGACGGACAAAGCCTCAAACTTTGcgagttttaaatttaactcgGTTAATTGAACATTATCCAACTCCGTCTTTGCTGCAATactatctaaatattttccaaatttaGTAATTTGTCCTTTGGCGGAAGCCCTTTTTTTAGATAATTGAAGCAACATTAACTTATCTGCCTTTTCAGTTTCGTTCGACATTTTTGTTAGTGACTGTACTTAGTTATTGAATTTAGATagtaatgcaataaaaaaatgataaaatggcTCACGTTCCTCGTTCTGGTGGTACTTGCCGATGACAGGGAAACCGGCTGCGCACGCTCAGCAGACTCCTCCCGGCCGATGCCGAGCCACGGAGTTTATTTCCAAACGATGCCAGCGGCGCACGGCGATTAGAAATAATATTGCCCTGGAATAGTCGGCAAATAATgctaaatatatgtattgtaagAAAAGATAAGGAAAACGgaacttaaattaaattgaactcgatacgtaaaatattttaactttcactttaattatactaatgaaaatgttcaaaacttgtaaatgtaatgatatttattaaaatttattgttaactTTGTAATATTGAAAGACTTTGTATCGAATTTATAAAATTGCAAAGTTCTTTGTTCACTTTTTTATGTTTCGGGTAGGTATAGAATCTGATGCAATGCACCTTTTGCAcaaatttaaggttttttataCGTAATTATAGTTTGAAACCACTTGATTTACACAATTGaagataaattttaaatagttatattGTCTGTTGTTAGGAATATTGGAATTTAATGAAGGATAGACACTTATCTTTTGGTGGCGGCGTACGAATGTAACTGCTCGATGTGAACTTTAGCGGTTTCACTGGTCGAACCCTGGGTTGGAGATCTTCACTTCTTGAAGCCTGGTGACTTTAGACATCCCCTAGTAGCTCCAGAATAACACAGCAATCCTCTAGGCTTGAATTGCGATGCTGAAGATCCGTTACTCGTCGCGTCGGCCGATGtcgtatttaattattgtacatTTTCTTCATTATTTCGCGGATTCTTCTTTATTTCCCCTCGTGGGCAACCATGTCATACACAAATGGAAGCCATTTTACTTCATGCATCGCATAGACTAACAAGGGAGTATGTACAGGCTTTGAAAGCCTATATTCAAAATAGAGTGTTAAGTGTGTGTCGTGAACTTTGCGTAAACATGTCATATCTTTAGATGATATGATGGTGTAAATCAAATGCccatatatatgcaaaattaatttaataaaaaaaggtgtTACTTGTACAGAGCTCGTATTTGAAGTGAGCGATGACAATTAAAATTGTTCCATGTACTATAAACGCCTGCCGATTGGTTTACGCAAAGTTCACGACACACACTTAACactctatttttaatataggcTTTCAAAGCCTGTACATACTCCCGGCCGTTGAAAACTCGCTTTTCAACCTCGAAGCTCTTCGGCTGTCGGAAGCTTACACAGACGTACGAGAGAGCGGCGCACACAGCCTCTGTTTGTGGTGACGTCTGCCACTCTGGCTATTCCATCGGATCCCGTGATGAGGCGTAGAATACGACCGAGCTTCCATGACAGAGGGGGAGCGTTATCTTCTGACAGGAGCACCATATCCCCGACGCTCAGCTTGGCAGCGTTGCTCTTCCATTTAGTTCTTTGCTGCATTTCTGATATGTAGTCGCGCTGCCATCGCTGCCAGAAATGCTGCTGTATTTTTTCCAGGCGTTCATAGCGTTGAAGATAGTTTTCCTTAGAGTCGCCCAAGTATTGCGCTGGTGGAGCAGTTAGCGGCCTTCCGATAAGAAAGTGTCCAGGGGATAGGGAAAGAAGGTCATTGGGACACGACGACAACGGACATAATGGACGACTATTTAAAATAGATTCCACTTGTGTAAATAAAGTGGAAATTTCCTCAAAGGTGAGGTGGCTATTACCGATAACGCGCTTTATATGATGTTTAGCCGATTTAACGCCGGCTTCCCATAGTCCACCAAAATGAGGAGTGTAAGCCGgaatgaatttaaactttataaggTTTTGGCTTGCAAAATCAAATAGAGGTTCTTGGTTTTGTTTGATAAATGACCCTAATTCCTTTGCGGCAGCTACAAAATTAGTCCCATTATCACTAAAAATTTCAGTGGGTCTGCCTCGGCGCGCTATAAAGCGTCGAAGAGTCATAATGAATGCATCCTTAGTTAAA includes the following:
- the LOC133524465 gene encoding uncharacterized protein LOC133524465, translating into MRVGGRLDATEFYSFDKKHPILLHASHRLTRLYFEREHLVNMHAGPLLLFSTVRETVWPVNGRHLAWRVVNNCARCRRLRGKTLQPKMGNLPPQRITPDYPFLSVGLDFAGPFTIINRKGRGSRLIKCYLCLFVCLRYKCIHLEAVSDLTKDAFIMTLRRFIARRGRPTEIFSDNGTNFVAAAKELGSFIKQNQEPLFDFASQNLIKFKFIPAYTPHFGGLWEAGVKSAKHHIKRVIGNSHLTFEEISTLFTQVESILNSRPLCPLSSCPNDLLSLSPGHFLIGRPLTAPPAQYLGDSKENYLQRYERLEKIQQHFWQRWQRDYISEMQQRTKWKSNAAKLSVGDMVLLSEDNAPPLSWKLGRILRLITGSDGIARVADVTTNRGCVRRSLVRLCKLPTAEELRG